In the genome of Stomoxys calcitrans chromosome 4, idStoCalc2.1, whole genome shotgun sequence, the window GTAAGCTTCAACATTTGGCACAAGGCTTTAACACTAGTCGTTATTTCTTTGTAAAGCAAACGTCATAAAATGAAAAGCCATTACCGAAATAAGAGCAAATATTGTAAAACATCGTCAAGCTCTGGCCCGGAACCAATTAGAGGCTATGTGGATGTTGTTGATTCTAGCGATGAACGATTTGTGGATCGAAATGAGTGGATAAAAGGACGAGCACAAAAGGTAACATCACAAGTTGGATATAATCACGACTTGGTCGATTTGAACATAGAAGATGAAGAGAATGAACAAATGAGGGCTGGGGATTTTAAACTTATGACTCAACTTCCCATGTCATCGGGAGGACACTTTAAGTTCTCATCGGAGAAACAATGGGAGCAGGCAGAGAATGAGTCCTTTTTGGACAACACCGAAGCCAGCGAATACTTTACATTGAATCTCAAATTGATTAATGTGGGCCTGCAAACCATTCCCTTCTACAAACGCATGGATTTCTCATCCTCTATGTTTACTAATGATCAGCTTAACACTATGGAAAAGTCAGCAGAGCTGGCCGAGAAAACCTATCAAAATGTTTTGAAAGAGCACATTGAAAATCCACGAATAAAAATCAATTCTGCCAGCCGTAAAACCAATTCCGCCAAAAGTCAAAAATCCCAAGCATCAAATGCAAAGAAGCCGTCCACTGAAACTCCTGACGAATTGGATGAATTACTAAATATTACCACGGATCAAATGTCTAAGGCTAGTATGCAGTCGGGACGTAATACTCCTGCGGCTGCGAATCCACCGGCGACACCGGGAAATAATTCTACAGCACCAGCAGACAACAAAGATGACATACAACAATGGTTGGACAATGTTTTGGATGAATGAAGGATTTGCATTTACATAACCGTGCATAGACTAAgcaagaatatttttttcacgCCATAGAAACCATATGCTTTAAGCTTGTAGAACAAGAATTTTACatatgaatattaaaaaaatactgcaaggaagttataataaaaagatttttgatAAAGAAAAATGACTTGCCCGGAAAGCGCATAGGTTTAAATTGAAGCGAGATTACATTATGCACCTTTCTCACTTACCGATGAGTGAAATATTTCTAGCAGTTTTAGATTATAGCAAGCTTGGCTCAGTTCCGACGAAACTATGCAATATATTTGTGTAAATTACTATTGCTGATATTgaatatttttgacatttttgctTTCATTATTCAGCACAAAATCTACAACGGGTTTCAAccaagctgttttttttttaattttatttcaatattttcttcgaatatgtttttttaccattttaatttttttcttttaaaatttttttttattttattttgatacaaTTGAATTCTTAGGAAAATAACATTCTAAAAAGCATTCCAGAAAGGAAAAGGGATTAACTCAatgatgtcgccagcatttaggtgaaacatatttcaatttttgtttagatTGAACAACAGGCGTTCAGTGCTGTAGGTGAATGTATAAACAAATCCAGCACGAGCAACATCTTTATATCTTGTCACGGGATAGCTAAGAGAATCACACATGCTGGAATATTGGGGCCCGGTCTGTGTGCAAacattgcggatagtggaatgctccactcAGAGAAGctacaacggcagtcgcgggcaatcagcggtatcgagcggagagtctcagtgagaggtcgggcgacACCgtctcttgcataaatactgagtgcctatgatgctcgatatgacaaggcgagttataggtgcctttaaataagaggtgtcgcactgcggcatgccgttcggtctcggctataaaaagaaggccccttatcattgagcttaaacttgaatcggacatcacttattgatatgagaaaagtttgTACTTAGACCTTAATGACATATTCATGGGAACATTTGCATTTTGTATATATGCATAACTGAGGGGATAATGGTATAAGTGAGGTAATTGGTTAGGAAATGCTTACCTCCGAAGATGTCAATTGGGGATATTTGGTAGTCAAAGTTTTAGTATACAAATATTAGGTTAAATACATGTGGCGGtggattaaagttttttttaatttaagcccaGATCAAAGCCCAGATCATCGTGATTGGTTGGTTTGCCAAGCTCAATAGATATACCCAATAGTTTTTACGATCTGCATATAAACTAGGCCAGCTTCTAAACATTTTACAAATAATATATGGTGATACGTATCCAATATCGGGCAATTTTCCTTGATGAtatgtattttaaaaataaaacttcatcATTTTTTTAAGATCAGGGTTATTTTTAAATGTCGGGGTACATAGAAcaatcaaaaattttactctaaaAATCTGTTCTATTCTATTTGGAACACTTTTAACCAACGTCATACAAGACAAATCTTTAAATGACCTGATTTTTTTCTTGTGTGGTTTCTTAGAAAATATTCATATACTACTTGCATTCAACCAATTATAAAGCGAATCCTTGGCAAGTTGATGGGGGGGAATTCTTTTGCCGGCGTTCTCAGCGAgtagtaattaaaaataaaatgtacaacTTATGATACTTATGCAACAAGAAAAAGAACACAAGAAGAACATAATGGTAAAGTTGATAATCTTTTCATGTGAATgcataattaaaatttattaaaataaaacttgTGCCACACTCGTCCtccaatggagaaaaagtgcaacgccAGCACAGGAGTAAAGGAGCAGTAGCAATAGCTGCCACGACCCAACAACTTTATAAGAAACGATGGGGGGGCAAAAAAGgttatttaaattcaaaaagtaCATGGGTGGATGGAGAGATGGTAAAGCTTATGAGCCTCGTTGCACCCACAGCCCTACAGAAGATTTTAGCTCGTTAGTGATGAAACATTTTGCTCATTTCTCTTGTATTTCTATGTGAAAACAAGGCATGGAAATGCgaacaaaacacaaaatgtaCACAAATCTTGCATAGATTTACATAAATATGTGTATTTTATCTATTTTTGTTGCCGctgttgtcgtcgtcgtcgttgttgttAACAAATAGCGAAATATGATGAAGGCATAATGAGAGGACGCGATTTCTGAAATTTCGTTGCATACTAAGGTATGTGTCAAGATGCACTTTTAATTCACAAGAATTTGCTTTTACCTGAAATTCCGTTTGAATAATCACTTTGGCTTTTTGTTCTGAAAAGATAATGAGGTGGTGTATGTGGGAGATCGTCACATGATGTTTCAATAAGGCTTTCTTGGAATTTGTTTGAACGGTTTAAGGGTTCATGTACACTTGTAAGAATTTTTCATTTGCTCTAGACTTTCCACTAACAAAGATTGAGTGGGTTCATAAAACTAGAACTAGAAGCGAGCTCGGAATACAAATGCGGAGGGCGTTGATTCGATTTCCACTGTAAGCTTTGTGGAAATCGCTATCACAATGGATAAAATTTATATGAGTGTGTCCGATTTTAGACCATCACTATAACCTAATCTACGAAATCGAATTCTTGTATAAACTTcaattgggaattttttttaaacttcatcATATCATAATGGCAAGCTCTACTAACTGATTTCGCAAAACAATTCCACTGTGCAGAAATTCTTTACctctttgttttttgtattcATGTATGAACTGCAATAGGTTAGTCTTTTTGATTCGTGTATACTCTTATTATgttgtaattaaaaataatgataACATTTACAAAAGGTGATAAGAAACcccgttggtttttttttatgaaaagaaCACTTCTCTAAACTTTTTtcattattatattttaaagaAGTATTAATTCGAACGATATGCTTAACAGCCTTAAACAAAAATCCACGATTTCACATTTAGAGTTAACGAACCCAAAAGTTGCAATAGGTTCACATGACATAAATAGAAACAAAGGAAGCAAGCTGAGTACTAATAAAACGTACACCCCCAGAAAACATCAATCACGACGTGGACAAAGGTGTAGTGACATACAAATGTAAATCTATGCAAAAAAATTGTGGATAAAATTAAAAGACAAGATTGAACCACTATATACCACGGcctcgacgcaatccgagttaaagACGTGGGCTATGAATGCGTATGCAACCCTGTGAAATAGCGAGACGGttggtaggacagcgaaaatcctatggggggatgcaGATCtggagaagacgaggctattaccgaaaggaagtaataagaaggtcagtatagctattgctatcataacgggacacgtagtcctaagagctcacttatgtaaaaacggtgcggcaagtgatagcatgtgtgcagcatgcggggaagatgatgagacgttggagcatttcctttgtcattgcccggctttcacgtctaacagatatcggcaTTCGAAATAgccttgtctgtccgtccgtctgtcgaaatcaagatagcagtcgaacgcgtaaagctagcctcttgaaattttgcacagatacttcatattgaatattggccaccgtagctcagaggttatcatgtccgcctatgacgctaaacgcctcggttcgaatcctggcgagaccatcagaaaaaattttcagtggtggttttcccctcctaatgctggcaacatttgtgaggtactatgccatgttaaacttctctccaaagaggtgtcgcactgcggcacgccgttcggactcggctataaaaaggaggccccttatcattgagcttaaaaacttgaatcggactgcactcattgatatgtgagaagtttgcccctgttcctgaatggaatattcatgggcaaaatttgcaattttacttaatattgatttaggtcgttgggaattgcaaatcgGCCAttttgtttcagatttggatagggctcgcatataaaccgttctcccgatttgacttcttgagcccctggaagccgcaattttttccgaattggctgaaattttgcacgttttgttctgttatgacctccagcagctgtgccaaatacggtccaaatcgatatataagctggcatagctcccttataaaccgatctcccgatttgatttttgagcacCTGTAAGCcgaaattttcatctgatttggctgaaattgagcatgtagtgttttgtcatgacttccaataactgtgccaagtacgatccaaatcggtgtataacctgatatagctcccatataaaccgatctctcgatttgacttcttgagcccctgaaagcctcaaattttgtctgatttggctgaaatgttgcacatagtattctgttatgacttccaacagctgtgctaaatgcgctccaaatcggtatataacctgatatagctcccatataaaccgatctcccgatttgacttcttgagctcttgagcccctggaaattgcaatttttgtccgatttgattgaaattttgcgcatagtgttttgttatgacttccaaaaactgcgttAATTAagtaccaaatcggtctataacctgatatagccccatataaactgatctcgcgatttgacttcttgagccccgggaagcctcaatttttgtctgatttggctgacatttgtgttctgttaggacttccagcaactgtgtcaagtacgctccaaatcggttcataacctgacatagctcccatataaaccgatctcccgatttcacttcttgagcccttacaagccgcaatttttgtccgatttgactgaattttccatgaggtgttctgttataactttcaacaactgtgccaaatacggtccaaatgagtctataacctgatataactaccatataaaccgatctcccgatttgacatcttaagcccctgaaagccgccattttcgatcgatttcgttaaaatgttGGCGATCGTtccattacgacttccaacaactgtgccaagtatggtccaaaaaaccataaaattatgcactggccattttaaggaatttaaaagatccATTCAACGGACCACAACTGCATGAAACATTATAGGTTTGGCTACTGTTATATCTGTTTTgcctgttttttgtttgttttgcctgTGTCTAGCGCCACATTTTGTTTTGACATTTTTCGCTTCAGGAATATAATTTCCATTCCTTTTAAGATTATATCCTATATCGTAGTGAAAACCACTACATCTATCTTGGtgaatttcttattttatccTTATCTCTAGTTCATTTCATCGTAGTATGTAAAACCCCCACTATACGatagggggcatactaattttgtcattccgtttgtaacacctcgaaatattcatctaagattccataaagtttatacattcttaatcgtcatgacattttaagtcgatctagtgatgtccgtcaatctgtctgtcgaaagcacgctaactttcgaaggcgcttgaaattttgcaagagtaAATGGAATCCcatataaatgggccaaatcggtccatgttttaatatagctgcatataaaccgatctccggatttgacttcttgagcttctggagggcgcaattcttatcctatttggctgaaataactgtgccaaatatggtctaagcTTGTTTGAActtttgagtggagcggacgtttatTCGACGTTTATTTCGttgtaggcgtaaatccgtgcaagacaagtAGAGTGGCACCTGTATTCTTGGAAGGAGAGTATGTTCTAATTTGGGTTTTTAGGTGTTTTGCTTAagtggaaattgaacttcaaatccaacttttTGGAAAGCGCACAAAagtcaactcttgccctatacacctttaagagagctattggcaaaagttaggggGCATGAAAGCCAACttctgccctatacacctgtaagagagctattggcaaaagttaggggGTTTAaatcgcgtgtcatgcactgggtatagacctataatgctatgtgGTTTTGTGGTcgggtggacggcgcttcaaaagtccacctactgtttaatagtcaaccgaatccaaaggatggcttctttgtgcataacagccgcactgaagacgacaccatctgatacacTTAATGCGAAACCTAACGCCTCCGGATATCTTGACTAGATAAATTGCTACGACCGTAGTTGTGAGGCTAATGGGGCTTTTCGTTTGGTCATACGccgcctacggacactgtgttgtcCTTGGTACAATGTCCAATATCTCAGGCAGTGTGGATGGGAcccatagacttctatatgggtGGGCTTCGGGGAACTTGtagtggtcatatcgagaaggttacccgaccactgcagtgtgatatctttgcaattaaaaaagtggtggaatggctaagatttaatgtcataacgacgattggtataaaaatcttttcaggcagccattaaattcctgtagaatgtatttctgaactcaaAATCCGCTCTCGtctgtagcagatctctcaacgagatggctgaatagttaaaaattcacttgttctgggtgccgggccacagagttaTTCCAGAAAATTGTACAGTGGATGAGCTTACGAGACCAGGAACTATCTTacacattccaaggaaacttaaatttgtgggtatgcctctagcgacatgtaagctaagttttcaggatctggctcgaagggcaacgaatgatatatgGTTACAAAGCGAGTTGTGGGCAttgcaaaattatgtggcctgatctagacttgaagaggtctaccgcttt includes:
- the LOC106091470 gene encoding uncharacterized protein LOC106091470 translates to MESKDNRSKDKRHKMKSHYRNKSKYCKTSSSSGPEPIRGYVDVVDSSDERFVDRNEWIKGRAQKVTSQVGYNHDLVDLNIEDEENEQMRAGDFKLMTQLPMSSGGHFKFSSEKQWEQAENESFLDNTEASEYFTLNLKLINVGLQTIPFYKRMDFSSSMFTNDQLNTMEKSAELAEKTYQNVLKEHIENPRIKINSASRKTNSAKSQKSQASNAKKPSTETPDELDELLNITTDQMSKASMQSGRNTPAAANPPATPGNNSTAPADNKDDIQQWLDNVLDE